In Streptomyces violaceusniger Tu 4113, one DNA window encodes the following:
- a CDS encoding phosphate/phosphite/phosphonate ABC transporter substrate-binding protein yields MPRHLRLPLAAALLPLVLTACGASASDNGSTSEGRDPDSLVVAAIPSENSTSLAQQYAPLVKLLEAETGKKVQMQKATSYAAVIEAQRAHKADVALYGPLSYVVAKDSGVGVKLAGALVTAKGAKPGYKSYGITRSGSKDINSLADFKGHKVCFVDPTSTSGYLYPQAGLLKAGVQAADYTKVMAGGHDASALSVASGDCDAGFAFDTMVDSDLIKQGKLKKGRLKTVWKSSEIPGSPAAVSTDLTASLQKKIIDAFLTKGNADYMESKGYCSGDGCKIDDNWGFAAVNDSDYDSVRAVCDATKDAQCKDRS; encoded by the coding sequence ATGCCTCGCCACCTCCGCCTTCCCCTCGCCGCCGCGCTGCTGCCGCTCGTGCTCACGGCCTGCGGCGCCAGTGCCTCGGACAACGGCTCCACGTCGGAAGGACGGGATCCCGACTCTCTGGTGGTCGCGGCGATCCCGTCCGAGAACTCCACCTCCCTCGCCCAGCAGTACGCCCCGCTCGTCAAGCTGCTGGAGGCCGAGACCGGCAAGAAGGTCCAGATGCAGAAGGCGACCAGCTACGCCGCCGTCATCGAGGCGCAGCGGGCGCACAAGGCGGACGTCGCGCTCTACGGGCCGCTCTCCTACGTCGTCGCCAAGGACAGCGGAGTGGGTGTGAAGCTGGCCGGCGCGCTGGTCACCGCCAAGGGTGCGAAGCCCGGCTACAAGTCGTACGGCATCACCCGCAGCGGCTCCAAGGACATCAACAGCCTCGCCGATTTCAAGGGCCACAAGGTCTGCTTCGTGGACCCGACCTCGACGTCCGGCTATCTCTATCCGCAGGCCGGTCTGCTGAAGGCGGGCGTGCAGGCCGCCGACTACACCAAGGTCATGGCGGGCGGTCACGACGCTTCGGCGCTGTCGGTCGCCTCCGGCGACTGCGACGCGGGTTTCGCCTTCGACACCATGGTGGACAGCGACCTGATCAAGCAGGGCAAGCTCAAGAAGGGCCGGCTCAAGACGGTCTGGAAGTCCTCCGAGATCCCCGGCTCGCCCGCCGCGGTCTCCACCGACCTCACCGCGAGCCTGCAGAAGAAGATCATCGACGCGTTCCTGACCAAGGGCAACGCCGACTACATGGAGTCCAAGGGCTACTGCTCCGGCGACGGCTGCAAGATCGACGACAACTGGGGCTTCGCCGCGGTGAACGACTCCGACTACGACAGCGTCCGCGCGGTCTGCGACGCGACCAAGGACGCGCAGTGCAAGGACCGCTCGTGA
- the phnE gene encoding phosphonate ABC transporter, permease protein PhnE: protein MSVVDHHPPTAPPAAPGPGPGATRPHRRTLARPTAAGLSAATALLLCVIGGVWAFIALRLNIATLADSADNAVAFLPRTLPLDFPPAGELFSLIWQTLAIVVSATVLSVVLSVPLALLAARNTTPGTAARLASRGVIVLCRAVPEVVFAIAAFRVFGLGGMTGVVALGVHSVGMVGKLYADAVEQTDEGPRTALRATGAGRLQQITAAVLPQALPSLVATALHRLDINLRASAVLGFVGVNGLGYALSTAITTLDYQRAMAIALVLLLLCFVAESISGAIRRTLLQDVTAARRPRRRRPERQGARRVERPGDTAPSRPSSGAPAATTAIAIAVSPADGGTAVRRSLPRWDARRIRRTTWLVLTVALVVASAVRSGLSWNTLRRGAESFFPTVGDFLPPGTGGIGDQLWADLWVTLQIALAGTLIGLVLALPLGTLAARNVVGSPRAARFFRTVILLVRAIPELVLAIVFVVVTGLGAVSGALALGVGSVGLLGKLVADSLEETAPGPARALVATGARRHQVFFGSVLPRAWPAVVGHLLYQLDVNLRSATLLGIVGAGGIGYDLLNAARVLQFPVVTTIVLMVLALVLLIEGLAVWVRKVYA, encoded by the coding sequence GTGTCCGTAGTCGACCATCATCCCCCGACCGCGCCCCCCGCCGCCCCCGGTCCCGGCCCCGGCGCCACGCGCCCGCACCGGCGGACCCTGGCCCGCCCCACCGCGGCCGGGCTCAGCGCGGCCACGGCCCTGCTGCTGTGTGTGATCGGCGGGGTGTGGGCGTTCATCGCGCTCCGGCTCAACATCGCCACGCTCGCCGACAGCGCAGACAACGCGGTGGCCTTCCTGCCGCGGACGTTGCCACTGGACTTCCCGCCGGCCGGTGAACTGTTCTCGCTGATCTGGCAGACGCTGGCCATCGTGGTCTCCGCCACCGTGCTCTCGGTGGTGCTCAGCGTGCCGCTGGCCCTGCTGGCGGCCCGCAACACCACTCCGGGGACAGCCGCCCGTCTCGCCTCGCGCGGCGTGATCGTGCTCTGCCGCGCGGTTCCCGAGGTGGTCTTCGCCATCGCCGCCTTCCGCGTCTTCGGACTGGGCGGGATGACGGGTGTGGTGGCGCTCGGCGTCCACTCCGTCGGCATGGTGGGCAAGCTGTACGCCGACGCCGTCGAGCAGACCGACGAGGGCCCGCGCACCGCACTGCGCGCCACCGGCGCCGGCCGGCTGCAGCAGATCACCGCCGCGGTGCTGCCGCAGGCGCTGCCGTCCCTGGTGGCGACCGCGCTGCACCGCCTGGACATCAACCTGCGCGCCTCGGCCGTGCTCGGCTTCGTCGGCGTCAACGGTCTGGGGTACGCGCTGTCCACGGCGATCACCACCCTCGACTACCAGCGGGCGATGGCCATCGCCCTGGTCCTGCTGCTGCTCTGCTTCGTGGCCGAGTCGATCTCCGGTGCCATCCGGCGCACGCTGCTCCAGGACGTCACCGCCGCGCGGCGGCCCCGGCGCCGGCGGCCGGAGCGCCAGGGGGCGCGCCGCGTCGAGCGGCCGGGCGACACGGCTCCGTCCCGCCCGTCCTCCGGCGCCCCCGCGGCCACCACCGCTATCGCCATCGCGGTGTCCCCGGCAGACGGCGGCACGGCCGTACGCCGCAGCCTGCCGCGCTGGGACGCCCGCCGGATCCGCCGCACCACCTGGCTGGTGCTCACCGTCGCCCTGGTCGTGGCCTCGGCCGTGCGCTCCGGTCTGTCCTGGAACACGTTGCGGCGCGGCGCCGAGTCGTTCTTCCCGACGGTGGGCGACTTCCTGCCGCCCGGCACCGGTGGGATCGGCGACCAGCTCTGGGCCGATCTGTGGGTCACCCTGCAGATCGCGCTCGCGGGCACCCTCATCGGGCTGGTCCTGGCACTGCCGCTGGGCACCCTCGCGGCGCGGAACGTGGTGGGGTCGCCCCGGGCGGCCCGGTTCTTCCGCACGGTCATCCTCCTGGTGCGGGCCATCCCGGAACTCGTCCTGGCGATCGTCTTCGTCGTCGTGACCGGCCTGGGCGCGGTCTCCGGCGCGCTCGCCCTCGGCGTCGGTTCGGTCGGCCTGCTCGGCAAACTGGTGGCCGACTCCCTGGAGGAGACCGCCCCCGGCCCGGCCCGGGCCCTGGTCGCCACCGGTGCCCGCAGGCACCAGGTGTTCTTCGGATCCGTCCTGCCCCGGGCCTGGCCGGCGGTGGTGGGACACCTGCTGTACCAGTTGGACGTGAATCTGCGCTCGGCGACCCTGCTCGGCATCGTCGGCGCCGGTGGCATCGGCTACGACCTGCTGAACGCGGCCCGGGTCCTGCAGTTCCCGGTGGTCACCACCATCGTCCTGATGGTGCTGGCGCTGGTGCTGCTCATCGAGGGGCTGGCCGTCTGGGTACGCAAGGTGTACGCCTGA
- the phnC gene encoding phosphonate ABC transporter ATP-binding protein codes for MTAPAPTATAATATGSPVTAGEPVIRLDGLTKRFGTGADSLLAVDDVSFEVRPGEVVALLGLSGSGKSTLLSLLDGLQAPTSGDGTVLGTALARAGRSELRALRRRIGFVFQQFHLVGRLSVLENVCTGALGSLRGPRLGLLSYPRAVRERALDGLEQVGLAAHAFQRADTLSGGQQQRVAVARALMQEPGLLLADEPVASLDPESSAQVMRLLARVAQERELTVLCSLHQVDLALSWAHRIIGLRSGRVVMDVATEGIDRGTVMRLYEEVAAGSAEGVAAAVAAGSAVPPRPAAPPGSVPAPVAASAAFTKGD; via the coding sequence GTGACGGCCCCGGCCCCCACCGCCACCGCGGCCACTGCCACCGGCTCCCCGGTCACCGCCGGGGAGCCGGTGATCCGGCTGGACGGTCTGACGAAGCGGTTCGGCACCGGCGCCGACTCGCTGCTCGCCGTGGACGATGTGTCGTTCGAGGTGCGGCCCGGCGAGGTCGTGGCGCTGCTGGGGCTCTCCGGCTCCGGCAAGTCGACGTTGCTCTCGCTGCTCGACGGCCTCCAGGCGCCGACCTCCGGTGACGGCACCGTCCTCGGCACCGCGCTGGCCCGGGCCGGCCGGTCCGAGCTGCGTGCGCTGCGCCGCCGGATCGGCTTCGTCTTCCAGCAGTTCCACCTGGTCGGGCGGCTCAGCGTGCTGGAGAACGTGTGCACCGGCGCCCTCGGGTCGCTGCGCGGACCCCGGCTGGGGCTGCTCAGCTACCCGCGTGCGGTGCGGGAACGCGCACTGGACGGGCTGGAACAGGTGGGCCTGGCCGCACACGCCTTCCAGCGGGCGGACACCCTGTCCGGCGGCCAGCAGCAGCGCGTCGCCGTGGCCCGCGCCCTGATGCAGGAACCGGGCCTGCTGCTCGCCGACGAGCCGGTCGCCTCCCTCGACCCCGAGTCCTCGGCGCAGGTCATGCGGCTGCTGGCGCGCGTCGCCCAGGAGCGGGAACTGACCGTGCTGTGCAGCCTGCACCAGGTCGATCTGGCCCTGTCCTGGGCGCACCGGATCATCGGCCTGCGGTCGGGCCGGGTCGTCATGGACGTGGCCACGGAGGGCATCGACCGCGGGACGGTGATGCGGTTGTACGAGGAGGTGGCCGCCGGGAGCGCCGAGGGCGTGGCCGCCGCCGTCGCGGCCGGTTCGGCCGTCCCTCCCCGCCCCGCTGCCCCTCCCGGATCCGTCCCCGCCCCGGTGGCCGCGTCGGCGGCTTTCACGAAGGGGGACTGA